A window of Danaus plexippus chromosome 10, MEX_DaPlex, whole genome shotgun sequence genomic DNA:
cagaattaatattttattttaactatttcttGTGTTAAATCacttcttaaaaaattataaaattaaaaagggatattaagagaaaatagtaattaatcaTTCAATAATAGTAGTTCTATgaagtttaatttcaaaacactgattattaaaataggttTAGATCATGACTTACAAATAGGTTTAGGCTTTAGGAATAGTTGACGATATTTGACATATTACATGTCAAATTGAAAtcgttaataatttgaaaatattttgtcgttAGTAAcagtgttatttataaattaaataattgttctaCCCGATTTCTGAATTTTATTGTGTAGTATTTGATTTTTGCTAGAATGGCTCCCCGAGAAACGCCGAAATCGGCACATAAAGTACAACGTGTGATAAGTAAAGCACCGAAATCTAAAGCGTCACCCATTGCAactttaaagaaaacaatgaCTTCTAAAAGTTGTACagaaaaaattcttaaaggTACTTAGAAACATAACCAAAAGAACAAACgatatgttatgtatatataaattcaaaataagtcATCATAATTCGtacatcatttatttttattgcttttacttttaaatatttcagcaAATAATTTGACTGAGCCAAGACCAAGGACAAGCACAGTTCCTAAAGTATCAACACCAAAACCCAAGGAAAATAGAACAGCTCCTATGCCAAATACAGCGTCAAAGAGTGCTAAGAAGTCTGCATGGAAGAAGCGGCCGAAACCAGCTCATTCTGGCGTCCCAGTTCCCGAAAAAATGAAAAGGTTGCTTGAAAAACAGTTACAAGACGCTGATTGCAGTCTCTAAGATATATtcgaagtatataaaaattactttaattatattttctatcaaaatttatccttgccatattatttgtttactatCTTGTTATGACTATCAATTATAATCTCAGTAATTTCTAGTTCGATAGTTGTTTCCTGTGCTGGTATCCGAAGTTATGTATGACTAAAAGaccattatatatttgattgctACTCGAGACTAAAAGaactaataaattgttattaattatattgatagatagatttaaatatgacTGCTCAGCCAAACAATGCTCCTGGGATTACATTTAGTTTGGTTGACTTGTGATTATGTTTTTGTAGTCTTATAAATACGATGCTTTAAATAGGAACTCAATAACCTTAGTATGAGTATGTTGTCACACTAGACATGCAGTTTACagattttctttcaaaatttatcttaCATCAGTATCAATGTGGGTATATTCATGAAGAACTGAAAAATCTGTGACTAGTGTTTGAATGCTTACTCAGTATAAAGGTGATTGTTTCTCAATTGACTTATGATAATGTCATATCAAAATGTTTTGGATTGCAATTTGAACATaggtttcaatttaataattttattattaaaatatgagacTGTGATAGaatgtaagatttttattaaataaatataataaaatggtgttatatattttaaacaacatgtCGCCGTCGAaacttaattactttaattatcttttgagATCTTCCGAaacttgtaaatttatttataattaaaaaaatattttagtcctTGTTTCCTATTGTCCATATTTTTCAACATGTATGTATTGTCCATATTTTTCAccaataagatttataaattgagTAAAGTATCACAAaaaccatttatttatatatttatagattctCATTACTATAATGAGTAAACAAtgacaaaaaatcttttaaataaataattaacatgaattaaatattgatgttctatgtattagtaaaaaaatgaattgtaatcaattaaattaccgataattaatttaatttttcatgcCTGTACAGaagttatgaaatttaaaatataggtatCATCTTAGCCCCTTAAGTgaaattaaagcaaaattGCTCAGAGAAgttataatagaattattgCTATAATTTTTCGAGACCAGACGCAAATCAAGTAGTCCGGATCTATTTGTGGCTAAGCAATCTTTCACTTAAAGTTAGACAGTTTGAATGCAGACAGTGGACTGCAGCCTCTCGTATGTACTGCACTGCACCTGAATTATatctacaatttaataaaaaaatcgtaacGTACTATGTTTCATTAATGAGTAAGAATGCCCTAAGCCCTGTGTGTTTTAtcccaatttttatttcagtttccGGAAAGTGATATTGTAAATGGAGAAACAGATATAGTATTCAAAATAGttgctttttttttcactatttTCGGATTTCATTCTAGAAAAtgcgaaatatatatattgaaagtatattttttttgtttaggctataaaaaactatagcAAACTGCGAACAATCTCGCGTATGTTTACAGAAATTCAAAGATACTGAATAATCAGTACCCTAATAACCAAGGATAAGTTAAGGATAAAGCtacaattctttaatatttggaAAGATTCTACTTCGAAAGAGGAAGGGATTCAACACTAGGGGCAACCCGGGGCAATTGTATCTGGCGTCAGTTTCATAGGGGCAACAAATCGTTGAGAaaagaattcaaaatattgaaaaaacgtAGCctcttttatatcaattacttTTTCGTCTATAATATGtaaagtatatgtatatctcGCAGCgaatttttgaaaaactaGATGCTGATGGTTCGGATCACGGATGTTTTAAACCTCGAGGACAATCTTACGATAACGGAAAACGAATAGAATGTGATCAACATATACAAAAGACTTCGATACAAAGTTATGCAAATAAACGAGCTGACAGAGTTTGTAGTGTCTGTACCAAAGTAGTTAGCCTATTTGGgcctttacaattttttttttgtttctttatcgGATGCACCACGtggtaaaaaataatgcaaaagtgtacaaaaacaaacttaaaagGTAGAAGTCAAACCAGAGTACAAGCACGACTTTATTGCACACTACCAATAATTCCTGCAAGGTGTGAGCGAAGCTTCAACAAactgaaaataattgaaacttATCTTAGTTCTAAAAACAGTTAGGATCGTCTATCTGACCTAGCGATCCTaacaattgaaaacaaaactgCCTATGCGACGGACTTCAAGGAGCTAATAAATTGTAGTCTTTCCTggctaatttatttatttcgcgTTTGAGTTTAATGCCACATTTGAAAGTTACCTATTAGTTGTATATGATACCAAAATGTGCAAACTCATTgaagagtttttattttaacaaatgctATCACAAAAATTCTACTCATCGGTAGTCTCCACAGATTTTTTCAAACACTGAAGAGGGGGGGGGGGCACTATCAAAGTTTTGCCCCCGTTTGAAAAAATCGTAATAATCGTAGTCGTTGTTAAGCGAAGTCAGGGGACAGCTCGTTGTGCATAAAAGTGGCGGTCACGTCAGTATTATACCGTATATAAAACTTCTTAATctgatttaatttctaaatctCTCCAGTGGTGTTGTGTCccaactaaatatatttaaatataaatacaacttaATTTACTAAAGACTATGTGTtgcactttaaaaaataaaaatactccaataaatttatttctgttttgacATCAAATTTAAGCGCGGGAACCGTATGCTGCTCTgacaaaataattctatttaacgAGGTGGGCAGCTTATACTACATAATTCTGATCTTaattacttgttttaaaatacttgttaatactaacttgttttaaataaataaaaatataaagtttactttaaaatatgtctatATACGAAATAAGAAgtcgatttaatataaagtagccACTTGGACTTATACATTGGATCAAACTATGAATTCGgtgaatttgtaaaaaaaaatgtcaaagatCATATCTAGACCAATAAACAATTACTATGTCACTGTACCTTCCTTATCAATAATCATCATTTGTTTGACCAATAGCCAATCTTTTTAGAGCGTCTGGCGTTACTAcgtgatttaaatatagattacactgctaaaatatatgtactgtGTTGTCATTAAATGAACATCTTTGTTTAAACAATGGTTGATTTgcgatatattaaaatttatattatttattattgttaataaattattattttgtttataattaattataatttcacaattaattataaatacagtatgatgtataataacaatttatcgaAAATAAGTACTTACTTTGTCTGTCGTCTCATATCCTTTAGAATCTGAGTAAATGTAAGTTTGAAAATATGGTGTAgatttgtttgaaatgtttCTTGATATagacaaaatgtttaattaatataacaagcAACGTTTACATACGGACGATTTACGACTTATTTTATGCGCCATCTAAGGCatgcatacaaaatatatttgactaGCAActacttaaaactttaaagtaGGTAGGTACctgtattaaaaatcaaatttgtcgtatttcaaatttggccttaattattttattacatttctaaAATATCACACTTATTGctctaaaattttgtttaactattaaaatacaaagctTTAAGAATGGAGAATTCGTAACATTTCGTAAATAGTGAGACGATGCAAAAATGTGGTAAGGACTAAGGGTACTAGGTAGGTACATAAAGCTACATTTACTTTGACATTACAAACTAAAGGAATGTTTATTCAGTCGAGCTGAAAGTTTTAGTAGAATTAACTAAAGAGCCTTAGTTAAAGCTCCTTAACTAAGGAACTTTAACTAAGGagcctttattttaaatcattcaatTTAATTCGTAATATTTCCtaaacgaaaatattccttattCGTTCTTTCCTAAGTCTGAATTTGTGGGAATAgttgaaaacatatttattttagtagttTTGCGAATGTGATTTGACATGAAAAGaactttatcaaaaaattttcaCCATACTAAATTGATTTA
This region includes:
- the LOC116767133 gene encoding platelet glycoprotein Ib alpha chain-like, which encodes MAPRETPKSAHKVQRVISKAPKSKASPIATLKKTMTSKSCTEKILKANNLTEPRPRTSTVPKVSTPKPKENRTAPMPNTASKSAKKSAWKKRPKPAHSGVPVPEKMKRLLEKQLQDADCSL